The following proteins are encoded in a genomic region of Coffea eugenioides isolate CCC68of chromosome 6, Ceug_1.0, whole genome shotgun sequence:
- the LOC113775492 gene encoding beta-fructofuranosidase, insoluble isoenzyme 1-like isoform X2, with amino-acid sequence MLSFLISYNGVEASHNVYLHYQSLSAIKVEQVHRTGYHFQPKKHWINGPMYYNGVYHLFYQYNPKGAVWGNIVWAHSVSTDLINWTPLEPAIFPSKPFDKYGCWSGSATVLPGNKPVILYTGIVDKNNTQVQNYAVPANLSDPYLRKWVKPDNNPLIVSEAGVNKTAFRDPTTAWLGRDGEWRILIGGRRKDTGIAFLYKSRDFMKWKKAANPIHQSAGTGNWECPDFYPVAKSGTNGLDTSVLGQNVKHALKVSLDATRFEYYTLGKYYPTEDRYVPDNTSPDNWKGLRNDYGNFYASKSFFDPSKNRRVLWGWANESDTAKDDIKKGWAGIQLIPRTITLDPNGKQLLQWPVKELDTLRRAHVRLSNQLLKKGDLVGVTGITPAQADVEVTFSFRSLDLAEPFDPKWRKLDAQDVCSKRGSFVQGGLGPFGLATLATEDLQEYTPVFFRIFKDAGKHVVLMCSDATRSSLKKELYRPSFAGFVDVDLTDKKLSLRSLIDHSVVESFGAGGKTCISSRVYPTKAVFDKAHLYAFNNGTEAITVETLDAWSMKTAKVN; translated from the exons ATGTTATCCtttttaatttcttataatGGTGTTGAAGCCTCCCACAATGTTTATCTTCATTATCAGTCTCTTTCCGCCATCAAAGTAGAGCAAGTGCATAGAACCGGCTACCACTTTCAACCCAAGAAGCATTGGATTAACG GTCCTATGTATTATAATGGCGTCTACCATCTTTTCTACCAATACAATCCCAAAGGAGCTGTATGGGGAAACATTGTCTGGGCCCATTCAGTGTCGACTGACTTGATCAACTGGACTCCATTGGAACCTGCAATCTTCCCTTCAAAACCCTTTGACAAGTACGGCTGCTGGTCAGGCTCTGCAACAGTTCTTCCAGGCAACAAGCCGGTCATCCTTTACACCGGTATCGTGGATAAGAACAATACCCAAGTCCAGAACTACGCCGTGCCAGCCAACCTCTCCGATCCATATCTGCGCAAGTGGGTCAAACCCGATAACAACCCACTGATCGTCTCCGAAGCCGGCGTGAACAAAACAGCATTCCGTGACCCAACCACAGCCTGGTTGGGCCGAGATGGGGAATGGAGAATCTTGATAGGTGGTAGACGGAAGGATACAGGAATTGCATTTTTGTACAAGAGCAGAGACTTCATGAAGTGGAAAAAGGCTGCAAATCCCATCCATCAGTCTGCTGGGACTGGCAATTGGGAATGCCCCGACTTCTACCCTGTAGCCAAATCAGGAACAAATGGGTTGGACACTTCTGTATTGGGACAAAATGTAAAGCACGCCTTGAAGGTTAGTCTTGATGCCACAAGATTTGAGTACTACACCCTTGGTAAATATTACCCCACAGAAGACAGGTACGTACCCGACAATACATCCCCAGATAACTGGAAAGGGCTGAGAAATGATTATGGCAACTTTTATGCTTCCAAATCATTCTTTGACCCAAGCAAGAACCGGAGGGTTTTGTGGGGTTGGGCTAATGAGTCTGACACGGCCAAGGACGATATCAAAAAGGGTTGGGCAGGCATTCAG TTGATTCCACGAACAATCACGCTCGATCCAAATGGGAAACAATTGCTGCAATGGCCAGTTAAGGAATTGGATACTTTGAGGCGGGCACATGTCCGTCTGAGCAATCAGCTGCTGAAGAAGGGCGACCTCGTTGGAGTTACAGGAATAACTCCTGCACAGGCCGATGTGGAAGTGACGTTCTCTTTCCGCAGCTTGGACTTGGCAGAGCCGTTTGATCCAAAATGGAGAAAACTTGATGCTCAAGATGTTTGCAGCAAAAGAGGTTCGTTTGTTCAGGGCGGTCTTGGACCATTTGGTCTCGCGACGCTTGCCACTGAAGACCTGCAAGAATACACTCCCGTATTTTTCAGAATTTTCAAAGACGCTGGCAAGCATGTTGTTCTCATGTGCTCTGACGCTACGAG GTCATCCTTAAAGAAGGAGTTGTACAGACCCTCATTTGCAGGATTTGTAGATGTGGATTTGACTGATAAAAAGCTGTCTCTTAGGAGCTTG ATTGATCACTCAGTGGTAGAGAGCTTCGGGGCCGGAGGGAAGACCTGCATTTCATCCAGGGTTTATCCAACTAAAGCCGTCTTCGACAAGGCTCATTTGTATGCATTCAACAACGGGACTGAGGCTATTACAGTCGAGACTTTAGATGCCTGGAGCATGAAGACTGCTAAGGTGAATTAA
- the LOC113775492 gene encoding beta-fructofuranosidase, insoluble isoenzyme 1-like isoform X1 translates to MELHNKFLWALPVFMLSFLISYNGVEASHNVYLHYQSLSAIKVEQVHRTGYHFQPKKHWINDPNGPMYYNGVYHLFYQYNPKGAVWGNIVWAHSVSTDLINWTPLEPAIFPSKPFDKYGCWSGSATVLPGNKPVILYTGIVDKNNTQVQNYAVPANLSDPYLRKWVKPDNNPLIVSEAGVNKTAFRDPTTAWLGRDGEWRILIGGRRKDTGIAFLYKSRDFMKWKKAANPIHQSAGTGNWECPDFYPVAKSGTNGLDTSVLGQNVKHALKVSLDATRFEYYTLGKYYPTEDRYVPDNTSPDNWKGLRNDYGNFYASKSFFDPSKNRRVLWGWANESDTAKDDIKKGWAGIQLIPRTITLDPNGKQLLQWPVKELDTLRRAHVRLSNQLLKKGDLVGVTGITPAQADVEVTFSFRSLDLAEPFDPKWRKLDAQDVCSKRGSFVQGGLGPFGLATLATEDLQEYTPVFFRIFKDAGKHVVLMCSDATRSSLKKELYRPSFAGFVDVDLTDKKLSLRSLIDHSVVESFGAGGKTCISSRVYPTKAVFDKAHLYAFNNGTEAITVETLDAWSMKTAKVN, encoded by the exons ATGGAGCTCCATAACAAGTTTCTTTGGGCTTTGCCAGTATTCATGTTATCCtttttaatttcttataatGGTGTTGAAGCCTCCCACAATGTTTATCTTCATTATCAGTCTCTTTCCGCCATCAAAGTAGAGCAAGTGCATAGAACCGGCTACCACTTTCAACCCAAGAAGCATTGGATTAACG ATCCAAATG GTCCTATGTATTATAATGGCGTCTACCATCTTTTCTACCAATACAATCCCAAAGGAGCTGTATGGGGAAACATTGTCTGGGCCCATTCAGTGTCGACTGACTTGATCAACTGGACTCCATTGGAACCTGCAATCTTCCCTTCAAAACCCTTTGACAAGTACGGCTGCTGGTCAGGCTCTGCAACAGTTCTTCCAGGCAACAAGCCGGTCATCCTTTACACCGGTATCGTGGATAAGAACAATACCCAAGTCCAGAACTACGCCGTGCCAGCCAACCTCTCCGATCCATATCTGCGCAAGTGGGTCAAACCCGATAACAACCCACTGATCGTCTCCGAAGCCGGCGTGAACAAAACAGCATTCCGTGACCCAACCACAGCCTGGTTGGGCCGAGATGGGGAATGGAGAATCTTGATAGGTGGTAGACGGAAGGATACAGGAATTGCATTTTTGTACAAGAGCAGAGACTTCATGAAGTGGAAAAAGGCTGCAAATCCCATCCATCAGTCTGCTGGGACTGGCAATTGGGAATGCCCCGACTTCTACCCTGTAGCCAAATCAGGAACAAATGGGTTGGACACTTCTGTATTGGGACAAAATGTAAAGCACGCCTTGAAGGTTAGTCTTGATGCCACAAGATTTGAGTACTACACCCTTGGTAAATATTACCCCACAGAAGACAGGTACGTACCCGACAATACATCCCCAGATAACTGGAAAGGGCTGAGAAATGATTATGGCAACTTTTATGCTTCCAAATCATTCTTTGACCCAAGCAAGAACCGGAGGGTTTTGTGGGGTTGGGCTAATGAGTCTGACACGGCCAAGGACGATATCAAAAAGGGTTGGGCAGGCATTCAG TTGATTCCACGAACAATCACGCTCGATCCAAATGGGAAACAATTGCTGCAATGGCCAGTTAAGGAATTGGATACTTTGAGGCGGGCACATGTCCGTCTGAGCAATCAGCTGCTGAAGAAGGGCGACCTCGTTGGAGTTACAGGAATAACTCCTGCACAGGCCGATGTGGAAGTGACGTTCTCTTTCCGCAGCTTGGACTTGGCAGAGCCGTTTGATCCAAAATGGAGAAAACTTGATGCTCAAGATGTTTGCAGCAAAAGAGGTTCGTTTGTTCAGGGCGGTCTTGGACCATTTGGTCTCGCGACGCTTGCCACTGAAGACCTGCAAGAATACACTCCCGTATTTTTCAGAATTTTCAAAGACGCTGGCAAGCATGTTGTTCTCATGTGCTCTGACGCTACGAG GTCATCCTTAAAGAAGGAGTTGTACAGACCCTCATTTGCAGGATTTGTAGATGTGGATTTGACTGATAAAAAGCTGTCTCTTAGGAGCTTG ATTGATCACTCAGTGGTAGAGAGCTTCGGGGCCGGAGGGAAGACCTGCATTTCATCCAGGGTTTATCCAACTAAAGCCGTCTTCGACAAGGCTCATTTGTATGCATTCAACAACGGGACTGAGGCTATTACAGTCGAGACTTTAGATGCCTGGAGCATGAAGACTGCTAAGGTGAATTAA
- the LOC113775009 gene encoding beta-fructofuranosidase, insoluble isoenzyme 1-like isoform X1, with the protein MELHNKFLWALPVFMLSFLISYNGVEASHNVYLHYQSLSAIKVEQVHRTGYHFQPKKHWINDPNGPMYYNGVYHLFYQYNPKGAVWGNIVWAHSVSTDLINWTPLEPAIFPSKPFDKYGCWSGSATVLPGNKPVILYTGIVDKNNTQVQNYAVPANLSDPYLRKWVKPDNNPLIVSEAGVNKTAFRDPTTAWLGRDGEWRILIGGRRKDTGIAFLYKSRDFMKWKKAANPIHQSAGTGNWECPDFYPVAKSGTNGLDTSVLGQNVKHALKVSLDATRFEYYTLGKYYPAEDRYVPDNTSPDNWKGLRYDYGNFYASKSFFDPSKNRRVLWGWANESDTAKDDIKKGWAGIQLIPRTITLDPNGKQLLQWPVKELDTLRGAHVRLSNQLLKKGDLVGVTGITPAQADVEVTFSFRSLDLAEPFDPKWKKLDAQDVCSKRGSFVQGGLGPFGLATLATEDLQEYTPVFFRIFKDAGKHVVLMCSDATRSSLKKELYRPSFAGFVDVDLTDKKLSLRSLIDHSVVESFGAGGKTCISSRVYPTKAVSDKAHLYAFNNGTEAITVETLDAWSMKTAKVN; encoded by the exons ATGGAGCTCCATAACAAGTTTCTTTGGGCTTTGCCAGTATTCATGTTATCCtttttaatttcttataatGGTGTTGAAGCCTCCCACAATGTTTATCTTCATTATCAGTCTCTTTCCGCCATCAAAGTAGAGCAAGTGCATAGAACCGGCTACCACTTTCAACCCAAGAAGCATTGGATTAACG ATCCAAATG GTCCTATGTATTATAATGGCGTCTACCATCTTTTCTACCAATACAATCCCAAAGGAGCTGTATGGGGCAACATTGTCTGGGCCCATTCAGTGTCGACTGACTTGATCAACTGGACTCCATTGGAACCTGCAATCTTCCCTTCAAAACCCTTTGACAAGTACGGCTGCTGGTCAGGCTCTGCAACAGTTCTTCCAGGCAACAAGCCGGTCATCCTTTACACCGGTATCGTGGATAAGAACAATACCCAAGTCCAGAACTACGCCGTGCCAGCCAACCTCTCCGATCCATATCTCCGCAAGTGGGTCAAACCCGATAACAACCCACTGATCGTCTCCGAAGCCGGCGTGAACAAAACAGCATTCCGTGACCCAACAACAGCCTGGTTGGGCCGAGATGGGGAATGGAGAATCTTGATAGGTGGTAGACGGAAGGATACAGGAATTGCATTTTTGTACAAGAGCAGAGACTTCATGAAGTGGAAAAAGGCTGCAAATCCCATCCATCAGTCTGCTGGGACTGGCAATTGGGAATGCCCCGACTTCTACCCTGTAGCCAAATCAGGAACAAATGGGTTGGACACTTCTGTATTGGGACAAAATGTAAAGCACGCCTTGAAGGTTAGTCTTGATGCCACAAGATTTGAGTACTACACCCTTGGTAAATATTACCCCGCAGAAGATAGGTACGTACCCGACAATACGTCCCCAGATAACTGGAAAGGGCTGAGATATGATTATGGCAACTTTTATGCTTCCAAATCATTCTTCGACCCAAGCAAGAACCGGAGGGTTTTGTGGGGTTGGGCTAATGAGTCCGACACCGCCAAGGACGATATCAAAAAGGGTTGGGCAGGCATTCAG TTGATTCCACGAACAATCACGCTCGATCCAAATGGGAAACAATTGCTTCAATGGCCAGTTAAGGAATTGGATACTTTGAGGGGGGCACATGTCCGTCTGAGCAATCAGCTGCTGAAGAAGGGTGACCTCGTTGGAGTTACAGGAATAACTCCTGCACAGGCCGATGTGGAAGTGACGTTCTCTTTCCGCAGCTTGGACTTGGCAGAGCCATTTGATCCAAAATGGAAAAAACTTGATGCTCAAGATGTTTGCAGCAAAAGAGGTTCGTTTGTTCAGGGCGGTCTCGGACCATTTGGTCTCGCGACGCTTGCCACTGAAGACCTGCAAGAATACACTCCTGTATTTTTCAGAATTTTCAAAGACGCTGGCAAGCATGTTGTTCTCATGTGCTCTGACGCTACGAG GTCATCCTTAAAGAAGGAGTTGTACAGACCCTCATTTGCAGGATTTGTAGATGTGGATCTGACTGATAAAAAGCTGTCTCTTAGGAGCTTG ATTGATCACTCAGTGGTAGAGAGCTTCGGGGCCGGAGGGAAGACCTGCATTTCATCCAGGGTTTATCCAACTAAAGCCGTCTCCGACAAGGCTCATTTGTATGCATTCAACAACGGGACTGAGGCTATTACAGTAGAGACTTTAGATGCCTGGAGCATGAAGACTGCTAAGGTGAATTAA
- the LOC113775009 gene encoding beta-fructofuranosidase, insoluble isoenzyme 1-like isoform X2, giving the protein MELHNKFLWALPVFMLSFLISYNGVEASHNVYLHYQSLSAIKVEQVHRTGYHFQPKKHWINGPMYYNGVYHLFYQYNPKGAVWGNIVWAHSVSTDLINWTPLEPAIFPSKPFDKYGCWSGSATVLPGNKPVILYTGIVDKNNTQVQNYAVPANLSDPYLRKWVKPDNNPLIVSEAGVNKTAFRDPTTAWLGRDGEWRILIGGRRKDTGIAFLYKSRDFMKWKKAANPIHQSAGTGNWECPDFYPVAKSGTNGLDTSVLGQNVKHALKVSLDATRFEYYTLGKYYPAEDRYVPDNTSPDNWKGLRYDYGNFYASKSFFDPSKNRRVLWGWANESDTAKDDIKKGWAGIQLIPRTITLDPNGKQLLQWPVKELDTLRGAHVRLSNQLLKKGDLVGVTGITPAQADVEVTFSFRSLDLAEPFDPKWKKLDAQDVCSKRGSFVQGGLGPFGLATLATEDLQEYTPVFFRIFKDAGKHVVLMCSDATRSSLKKELYRPSFAGFVDVDLTDKKLSLRSLIDHSVVESFGAGGKTCISSRVYPTKAVSDKAHLYAFNNGTEAITVETLDAWSMKTAKVN; this is encoded by the exons ATGGAGCTCCATAACAAGTTTCTTTGGGCTTTGCCAGTATTCATGTTATCCtttttaatttcttataatGGTGTTGAAGCCTCCCACAATGTTTATCTTCATTATCAGTCTCTTTCCGCCATCAAAGTAGAGCAAGTGCATAGAACCGGCTACCACTTTCAACCCAAGAAGCATTGGATTAACG GTCCTATGTATTATAATGGCGTCTACCATCTTTTCTACCAATACAATCCCAAAGGAGCTGTATGGGGCAACATTGTCTGGGCCCATTCAGTGTCGACTGACTTGATCAACTGGACTCCATTGGAACCTGCAATCTTCCCTTCAAAACCCTTTGACAAGTACGGCTGCTGGTCAGGCTCTGCAACAGTTCTTCCAGGCAACAAGCCGGTCATCCTTTACACCGGTATCGTGGATAAGAACAATACCCAAGTCCAGAACTACGCCGTGCCAGCCAACCTCTCCGATCCATATCTCCGCAAGTGGGTCAAACCCGATAACAACCCACTGATCGTCTCCGAAGCCGGCGTGAACAAAACAGCATTCCGTGACCCAACAACAGCCTGGTTGGGCCGAGATGGGGAATGGAGAATCTTGATAGGTGGTAGACGGAAGGATACAGGAATTGCATTTTTGTACAAGAGCAGAGACTTCATGAAGTGGAAAAAGGCTGCAAATCCCATCCATCAGTCTGCTGGGACTGGCAATTGGGAATGCCCCGACTTCTACCCTGTAGCCAAATCAGGAACAAATGGGTTGGACACTTCTGTATTGGGACAAAATGTAAAGCACGCCTTGAAGGTTAGTCTTGATGCCACAAGATTTGAGTACTACACCCTTGGTAAATATTACCCCGCAGAAGATAGGTACGTACCCGACAATACGTCCCCAGATAACTGGAAAGGGCTGAGATATGATTATGGCAACTTTTATGCTTCCAAATCATTCTTCGACCCAAGCAAGAACCGGAGGGTTTTGTGGGGTTGGGCTAATGAGTCCGACACCGCCAAGGACGATATCAAAAAGGGTTGGGCAGGCATTCAG TTGATTCCACGAACAATCACGCTCGATCCAAATGGGAAACAATTGCTTCAATGGCCAGTTAAGGAATTGGATACTTTGAGGGGGGCACATGTCCGTCTGAGCAATCAGCTGCTGAAGAAGGGTGACCTCGTTGGAGTTACAGGAATAACTCCTGCACAGGCCGATGTGGAAGTGACGTTCTCTTTCCGCAGCTTGGACTTGGCAGAGCCATTTGATCCAAAATGGAAAAAACTTGATGCTCAAGATGTTTGCAGCAAAAGAGGTTCGTTTGTTCAGGGCGGTCTCGGACCATTTGGTCTCGCGACGCTTGCCACTGAAGACCTGCAAGAATACACTCCTGTATTTTTCAGAATTTTCAAAGACGCTGGCAAGCATGTTGTTCTCATGTGCTCTGACGCTACGAG GTCATCCTTAAAGAAGGAGTTGTACAGACCCTCATTTGCAGGATTTGTAGATGTGGATCTGACTGATAAAAAGCTGTCTCTTAGGAGCTTG ATTGATCACTCAGTGGTAGAGAGCTTCGGGGCCGGAGGGAAGACCTGCATTTCATCCAGGGTTTATCCAACTAAAGCCGTCTCCGACAAGGCTCATTTGTATGCATTCAACAACGGGACTGAGGCTATTACAGTAGAGACTTTAGATGCCTGGAGCATGAAGACTGCTAAGGTGAATTAA
- the LOC113775008 gene encoding beta-fructofuranosidase, insoluble isoenzyme 1-like, with amino-acid sequence MKCYYCDHELVRALSLVFVCLLLSLLSIKKVDASHQVYPEYQTLPAVKVKQLEHRTGYHFQPQKHWINDPNGPMYYNGIYHLFYQHNPYGAVWGNIVWGHSVSMDLINWKALKPAIKPTKPYDKHGCWSGSATILPGNKPVILYTGVVDENQTQVQNYVLPANISDPYLEEWIKPDDNPLVVAEPGVNRTAFRDPTTAWMGRDGHWRILIGSRRKHTGIAYLYKSKDFIKWVKAKHPLHSKDRTGNWECPDFFPVAREGKKGLDNSMIEEQNVKFVLKVSLDTTRYDYYTVGKYFPEIDRYIPDNTSVDGWKGLRYDCGNFYASKSFFDASKNRRILWGWSNESDTKMDDVEKGWAGIQTIPRRIWLHPNGKQLLAWPIEEVESLRGHKVQLRNENMKKGDVVEIKGITAAQADVEVVFSFPSLDKAERLHPSLDHLDAHELCSRKGSSVHGGLGPFGLLTLASGKLDEYTPVFVRVFKAKNKHKILLCSDASSSSLKKGLYKPSFAGFLDVDLAKKKLSLRSLIDHSVVESFGAGGEVCITSRVYPALAVSDNAHLYAFNNGSETVAIETLDAWSMKGPKLMN; translated from the exons ATGAAGTGCTACTACTGTGATCATGAGCTTGTGCGGGCTTTGTCACTTGTTTTCGTATGTTTATTGCTATCACTGCTAAGCATTAAGAAGGTTGACGCGTCGCACCAGGTTTATCCGGAATATCAAACTCTACCTGCTGTGAAGGTGAAGCAATTGGAACACAGAACCGGCTATCATTTTCAGCCTCAAAAGCATTGGATCAACG ATCCGAATG GGCCGATGTATTACAATGGAATTTATCATCTCTTCTACCAGCATAACCCTTATGGTGCGGTCTGGGGCAACATAGTATGGGGCCATTCAGTGTCAATGGACTTGATTAATTGGAAAGCATTAAAGCCCGCAATAAAGCCCACAAAACCATATGACAAACACGGTTGTTGGTCCGGCTCAGCCACGATCCTTCCAGGCAACAAGCCCGTTATCCTCTATACTGGGGTAGTAGATGAGAACCAGACACAGGTCCAAAACTATGTACTACCTGCCAACATATCCGATCCATATCTTGAAGAGTGGATCAAGCCCGACGACAACCCGTTAGTCGTTGCTGAACCGGGCGTTAACAGGACAGCTTTCCGCGACCCAACAACCGCGTGGATGGGACGGGATGGCCACTGGAGAATCCTGATCGGTAGCAGGAGAAAACACACGGGGATTGCCTATTTGTACAAAAGCAAGGATTTTATCAAGTGGGTTAAAGCTAAACATCCGTTGCATTCAAAGGATAGAACTGGGAATTGGGAGTGCCCCGATTTTTTCCCGGTTGCGAGGGAAGGAAAAAAGGGACTGGACAATTCAATGATTGAAGAACAAAACGTTAAATTTGTGTTAAAAGTTAGCCTTGATACCACCAGATACGATTATTATACGGTCGGTAAATACTTTCCCGAGATCGACAGGTACATACCTGATAATACTTCCGTGGATGGCTGGAAAGGATTAAGATATGACTGTGGAAATTTTTATGCTTCCAAGAGTTTCTTCGATGCCAGCAAGAATAGAAGGATCCTGTGGGGTTGGTCCAATGAATCGGACACCAAAATGGACGATGTTGAAAAAGGATGGGCTGGAATTCAG ACTATTCCACGTAGAATTTGGTTGCATCCTAATGGAAAGCAACTGTTGGCCTGGCCTATTGAAGAAGTGGAAAGTCTTAGAGGACACAAGGTTCAGTTGAGGAACGAAAATATGAAGAAGGGAGACGTTGTTGAGATCAAAGGAATAACAGCTGCACAG GCTGACGTTGAAGTAGTGTTCTCGTTTCCAAGTTTGGACAAAGCGGAGCGGTTGCACCCTAGTTTGGACCACCTTGATGCTCATGAGCTTTGCAGTCGAAAGGGCTCAAGTGTCCATGGAGGACTGGGGCCGTTTGGTCTTTTAACGCTAGCTTCAGGAAAGCTAGATGAATACACTCCAGTCTTCGTTAGGGTATTTAAGGCCAAGAACAAACACAAGATTCTGCTTTGCTCTGATGCTTCAAG CTCCTCCCTAAAGAAAGGGTTGTACAAGCCCTCATTTGCAGGCTTCTTAGACGTAGATTTGGCAAAGAAGAAGCTTTCTCTCAGGAGCCTG ATTGATCATTCTGTGGTGGAGAGCTTTGGCGCCGGAGGCGAAGTGTGCATTACATCTAGGGTATATCCTGCTTTGGCAGTCTCCGACAATGCCCATTTGTATGCATTCAATAATGGCAGCGAGACAGTTGCTATTGAGACGTTGGACGCTTGGAGCATGAAGGGACCTAAATTGATGAACTAA
- the LOC113773049 gene encoding pentatricopeptide repeat-containing protein At2g33760-like produces MFKFKHQYLLPSPKFGRVGLLSAGPGSPATATVESLDHPNDDDPEAFPTQDHAILETSNSQSLDPSFYLLTLPKCKNAPQIKQVHSQVTVNGLLKNLVIANKLLYMYTAHRAVTEAHGLFCGIKEKNSMSWSVMVGGFAKNGDCVDCFRTFREYIRSGDHPDNYTLPLVIRVCRDTTDLQMGRLIHQIVHKFGLHSDPFVAAALVDMYAKCKVIDDAKTMFDTMPERDLVTWTVMIGAQTECGSANEALLLFDRMQEEGIVPDSVAMVNVVNACAKLGAMHKARLVHDYISRKKFWLTVVLGTAMIDMYAKCGCVESAREIFDRMGIKNVVTWTAMIAAYGYHGRGREALDLFSMMLMTGMVPNSITFVSILYACSHSGMVEDGLKLFSLMQEGYGVRPNVKHFTCVVDLLGRAGRLDEASSLIKNMAIEKDEGLWGALLGACRIYGHVELAEETARSLLELQPENAGHYVLLANIYARAGKWKDVARIRELMTHQRLKKVPGWTCIEVDNKIHQFTIGDHSHPQSKEIYEKLKCLCNKLELAGYVPDTNYVLHDVDEECKRGILYTHSEKLAITFGLSATPEGSPIRITKNLRVCGDCHTFIKYVSLVANRLVIVRDANRFHHFKDGACSCGDYW; encoded by the coding sequence ATGTTCAAATTTAAACACCAGTACCTTCTGCCCTCTCCTAAGTTTGGAAGAGTTGGCTTACTTTCAGCAGGTCCTGGCAGTCCTGCTACTGCAACAGTTGAATCCTTGGACCATCCCAATGATGATGATCCAGAAGCTTTCCCAACTCAGGATCACGCCATTTTAGAAACATCTAACTCTCAATCATTGGACCCAAGTTTTTATCTTTTGACACTTCCCAAATGTAAAAACGCACCCCAGATCAAACAAGTTCACAGCCAAGTAACTGTGAACGGACTGCTTAAAAATCTTGTCATTGCTAATAAACTTCTTTACATGTACACAGCGCACAGGGCTGTAACTGAAGCTCATGGTTTGTTTTGTGGAATTAAGGAGAAAAATTCAATGTCTTGGAGCGTTATGGTTGGTGGGTTCGCAAAAAATGGGGACTGTGTAGATTGTTTTAGGACTTTTAGGGAGTATATAAGGTCAGGGGATCATCCCGATAACTATACATTGCCCTTGGTGATAAGGGTTTGTAGAGATACAACCGACCTCCAAATGGGTAGATTGATTCATCAAATTGTACATAAATTTGGATTGCATTCTGATCCTTTTGTTGCTGCAGCCCTTGTGGACATGTATGCGAAATGTAAGGTTATCGATGATGCCAAGACGATGTTTGATACAATGCCTGAAAGGGACCTCGTCACTTGGACGGTCATGATTGGGGCGCAAACTGAATGTGGAAGCGCAAACGAGGCCCTTTTGTTGTTTGATAGGATGCAAGAAGAAGGTATTGTCCCGGATAGCGTTGCTATGGTAAATGTTGTTAATGCTTGTGCCAAATTAGGGGCTATGCACAAGGCTAGGCTTGTCCATGATTATATTTCTaggaagaaattttggttgaCTGTGGTTCTAGGAACTGCGATGATTGATATGTATGCCAAGTGTGGGTGTGTGGAATCTGCTAGAGAGATATTTGATAGAATGGGAATAAAAAATGTAGTAACTTGGACTGCAATGATTGCGGCTTATGGATATCATGGGCGTGGTAGAGAAGCTCTTGACTTGTTCTCTATGATGTTAATGACTGGGATGGTGCCTAATAGTATCACTTTTGTCTCAATATTGTATGCTTGTAGTCATTCAGGGATGGTTGAAGATGGGCTTAAGCTCTTCTCCCTTATGCAAGAAGGGTATGGTGTTAGACCAAATGTGAAACATTTTACTTGTGTGGTTGACCTCTTGGGCCGCGCTGGGAGACTTGATGAAGCCTCGAGCTTAATCAAGAATATGGCCATTGAAAAGGATGAGGGACTGTGGGGAGCTTTACTAGGGGCATGTCGAATTTATGGTCATGTTGAACTTGCAGAAGAGACAGCAAGATCTCTTCTTGAATTGCAGCCTGAAAATGCTGGGCATTATGTATTGCTTGCTAATATTTATGCCAGAGCAGGGAAGTGGAAAGATGTTGCCAGGATTCGGGAACTAATGACCCATCAGAGATTGAAAAAAGTTCCTGGTTGGACATGCATTGAAGTGGATAACAAAATCCATCAATTTACCATTGGAGACCATTCTCATCCTCAGTCGAAGGAGATATATGAGAAGCTAAAATGTTTGTGCAATAAATTAGAGCTGGCTGGCTATGTTCCTGACACGAATTATGTGTTGCATGATGTTGATGAGGAATGTAAGCGAGGAATCTTATACACACACAGCGAAAAGTTGGCTATCACATTTGGTCTCTCTGCGACTCCTGAGGGAAGCCCTATTAGAATTACAAAGAACCTAAGGGTTTGTGGTGATTGTCACACATTTATTAAATATGTTTCATTAGTGGCAAATAGGTTAGTTATTGTGCGAGATGCAAATAGATTTCATCATTTTAAGGATGGTGCTTGTTCTTGTGGAGATTACTGGTGA